The Peptococcaceae bacterium 1198_IL3148 genome window below encodes:
- a CDS encoding universal stress protein, with protein MYKHILLAIHGEEVNLEKVMDQTLLLADKTDCQLTLINIKENNLLHYGEVDTLLETLPRKQFLNYINQMMTEQAEKVLTTFKERAQQTGITFNWKTREGKPAEQIIQELKEGNYDLLVLGTKEPGPGNTSSRVKERMAKEHLCTVLMVK; from the coding sequence ATGTATAAGCATATTCTGTTGGCAATTCACGGGGAAGAGGTTAATCTGGAAAAGGTTATGGATCAAACGTTGTTACTGGCAGATAAAACAGACTGCCAATTGACATTAATAAATATTAAAGAAAACAATTTACTTCATTATGGAGAAGTGGATACTTTGCTAGAAACTTTACCCAGGAAACAGTTTTTAAACTATATTAACCAAATGATGACTGAACAGGCTGAAAAGGTATTAACCACCTTTAAAGAAAGGGCGCAGCAAACGGGGATTACATTTAACTGGAAAACCCGGGAGGGCAAACCAGCAGAACAAATAATTCAAGAACTTAAAGAGGGCAATTATGATTTGTTGGTTTTGGGAACTAAGGAGCCTGGTCCCGGCAATACCTCCAGCAGGGTTAAGGAGCGGATGGCAAAGGAACATTTATGCACGGTACTAATGGTGAAGTAA
- a CDS encoding putative sulfate exporter family transporter: MSQAQVAKPSFGEKVVKSIPGLILIIALSYLAIQTEGWMKENAKALKDALSINYVFIAIIFGMLIRNTVGVPTVFEPGLKYSTIFTKTGIVLMGLKYTWSSFIAVGPAAMAFITVVLFGTVWGMFRLKNKFTLSDSLSGCLAAGYSICGVSATVATGPAIRAKGQEMAYAIASILVFGLGMLFILPAIGNAIGLSQQQFGAWAGVSIVNSAQVLAAGFAYGEDAGLMAGIFNMGRVVLLPFVVLYIVMKVLGNESKEAGEINKTQFVLDKFPVFVLAFIALMTINTTGVFSEAEAKMGGKLMDYAFTLGFASIGLTTRFSDMKAAGKDGIVLGFIVAIIKAIVALAAVLWILPF, translated from the coding sequence ATGTCACAAGCACAAGTGGCAAAACCAAGTTTTGGCGAAAAGGTCGTAAAATCTATTCCCGGTCTAATTTTGATTATTGCTCTTTCCTACCTAGCCATTCAAACAGAAGGCTGGATGAAGGAAAACGCCAAAGCTCTTAAAGATGCATTAAGTATCAACTATGTATTTATCGCCATTATTTTTGGTATGCTGATTCGTAACACCGTTGGTGTACCCACTGTATTTGAACCAGGTTTGAAGTACTCCACCATTTTTACCAAAACCGGTATTGTATTGATGGGTCTTAAGTATACCTGGTCAAGTTTTATCGCTGTTGGTCCCGCTGCGATGGCCTTTATCACAGTAGTTCTGTTTGGTACTGTGTGGGGAATGTTTAGGTTAAAGAACAAATTTACTTTGTCTGATTCATTAAGCGGTTGTTTAGCTGCTGGTTACTCCATCTGTGGTGTTTCCGCTACAGTTGCTACCGGACCGGCCATTCGGGCTAAAGGGCAAGAAATGGCTTACGCCATTGCCTCCATTTTGGTTTTTGGTCTTGGTATGCTGTTTATCCTACCTGCCATCGGTAACGCCATCGGTTTAAGCCAACAACAATTTGGTGCCTGGGCTGGTGTGTCCATCGTTAACTCCGCCCAAGTGTTGGCCGCTGGTTTTGCTTACGGTGAGGATGCTGGTTTAATGGCTGGTATTTTCAACATGGGTCGTGTGGTACTGTTACCTTTCGTGGTGCTGTACATTGTAATGAAAGTATTGGGCAATGAATCTAAAGAAGCTGGTGAAATTAATAAGACACAATTCGTTTTAGACAAATTCCCAGTGTTCGTACTTGCATTCATCGCGCTAATGACCATTAACACAACTGGTGTATTCAGCGAAGCAGAAGCTAAAATGGGTGGTAAACTAATGGATTATGCCTTCACCCTTGGTTTTGCCAGCATCGGTTTAACCACTAGATTCTCAGATATGAAAGCAGCCGGTAAAGATGGTATAGTCTTAGGCTTCATTGTAGCGATTATTAAGGCAATCGTTGCTCTGGCAGCAGTTCTGTGGATCCTACCCTTTTAA
- a CDS encoding PAS domain-containing protein has product MTSIKINTKIQIALLMTILVSAAILLHQSLSTPSQTEIINHYSEQLAINAKVSEDIGKITSNSQMYILYADKQYLDAFRYYSAKIIEDELALYNNASEQGKESINKIIELSKTYISFVENEVVPLINAHNELAANDLKYLQVRHNEFSQELQQRAAEISSANMAELNNFFQGTVTNIGDKITLPVMFLLISLLLMLAGLYGTLTQLSSHHQYLNKVSENIENALIIVDRSGVFKELNKSAREILGIDPDKLLEKNISEIPYLFPQLQNIVQPLYAVIMQKKELLNQSIVYIYAGKKIALDVDYHPVLGNDNKLIGVIVLMNVVAEQRDKHVLLDTLEAERKRLSIEIHDWIAQYLSTIIHSVDYIIRLDNIPKDELKDSLVTIRSHCQNAAIEMRGIMNNLHPYLIDKVGLVSALESYINTFEKLNNIKVYVFYQTRSLNIPNKLEIIIYRIIQEALSNIVKHSQATEVNLHFIVESNLLKIELEDNGGDSGEFVTGKGMWGMKERAKLIGGDIDFEHSDIGFCVTLTVPIDSGGHNNEQNHGNVD; this is encoded by the coding sequence ATGACGTCAATAAAAATTAATACAAAAATTCAAATTGCTTTGCTAATGACTATATTAGTTTCTGCTGCAATTTTGCTACATCAATCTCTCAGCACCCCTAGTCAGACTGAAATTATTAACCATTATTCCGAGCAATTGGCTATCAATGCCAAAGTATCTGAGGACATCGGCAAAATAACTTCTAATAGCCAAATGTATATTTTATATGCTGACAAACAGTACCTTGATGCCTTTAGGTATTATAGTGCTAAAATTATTGAAGATGAGTTAGCGCTGTACAACAATGCCAGCGAGCAGGGCAAGGAAAGCATTAATAAAATTATTGAATTGAGCAAAACCTACATTTCCTTTGTAGAAAATGAAGTGGTGCCACTGATCAATGCCCATAACGAGTTGGCTGCCAATGATCTGAAGTACCTGCAAGTGCGACATAACGAATTCAGCCAAGAATTGCAACAACGGGCTGCAGAGATAAGTTCTGCTAATATGGCTGAACTAAACAATTTTTTTCAAGGTACCGTCACAAATATTGGCGATAAAATAACGCTGCCGGTGATGTTTCTTTTAATATCCTTGCTGTTGATGCTGGCTGGTCTCTATGGCACGTTGACACAATTGTCATCCCACCATCAGTACTTAAATAAGGTATCTGAGAACATAGAAAATGCCCTCATCATAGTTGACCGCAGCGGTGTTTTTAAGGAGCTAAATAAATCAGCCCGGGAAATATTGGGCATTGATCCCGATAAGTTGTTAGAAAAAAACATCAGTGAAATTCCCTACCTTTTTCCGCAACTGCAAAACATAGTACAGCCTTTATATGCGGTAATTATGCAAAAAAAGGAGTTGCTAAATCAAAGTATTGTTTACATCTATGCCGGCAAAAAGATTGCGCTTGATGTTGATTACCACCCGGTATTGGGCAATGATAATAAATTAATTGGTGTCATAGTTTTAATGAATGTTGTTGCCGAGCAACGGGACAAGCATGTTTTATTAGACACCTTAGAGGCGGAAAGAAAGCGGCTTTCTATAGAAATTCATGATTGGATTGCCCAGTATCTATCTACAATTATTCATTCGGTTGACTACATTATTCGATTAGACAATATACCAAAGGATGAATTAAAGGATAGTTTGGTGACCATTCGCAGTCACTGTCAAAATGCTGCCATAGAAATGCGAGGCATCATGAATAACCTCCACCCCTACTTGATTGACAAGGTGGGATTAGTGTCTGCCTTGGAATCTTATATTAATACCTTCGAAAAGCTTAATAACATTAAGGTCTATGTTTTTTATCAAACCAGATCCCTTAACATACCAAACAAACTGGAAATAATTATTTATCGCATTATTCAAGAAGCACTGAGCAACATCGTTAAACATTCTCAAGCCACCGAGGTAAATCTGCACTTTATTGTGGAAAGCAATTTATTAAAAATAGAATTAGAGGATAATGGGGGCGATTCTGGAGAATTTGTCACCGGCAAAGGTATGTGGGGTATGAAAGAACGTGCTAAACTAATAGGTGGAGACATTGATTTCGAACACAGTGATATCGGTTTTTGTGTCACCTTAACAGTTCCTATAGATTCAGGAGGCCATAATAATGAACAAAATCATGGTAATGTTGATTGA
- a CDS encoding response regulator transcription factor has translation MNKIMVMLIEDHNVFREGLKKLIDLEENMSVIAEAGTFQEALKNVSEQVDVILLDINLPDGDGLELCSIFKQKYPGIKHVALTTYDDAVFIKKAMDSGVKGFIPKYAFFDEIKRAIITTYQGNSYLHPGLTDALLNYSEPGLTDAELEILQLLSSGKTQKEIAEQMFISLSTLRRRIRSILSKLNVSTVEEALTAAIKKGLIH, from the coding sequence ATGAACAAAATCATGGTAATGTTGATTGAAGATCATAATGTATTTCGGGAAGGCCTAAAGAAGCTAATTGACTTAGAAGAAAACATGTCTGTCATCGCTGAGGCCGGTACTTTTCAAGAAGCTTTAAAAAATGTCAGTGAACAAGTGGATGTTATCTTGTTAGACATCAACTTGCCCGATGGTGATGGGTTAGAGTTGTGCTCCATCTTTAAACAAAAATACCCCGGTATTAAACACGTGGCCTTAACTACCTATGACGATGCGGTGTTTATTAAAAAGGCCATGGATTCTGGGGTTAAAGGCTTTATACCTAAATATGCATTTTTTGATGAAATAAAAAGGGCCATCATAACCACTTACCAAGGGAACTCCTATTTGCACCCAGGTTTAACTGATGCCTTACTTAACTATTCAGAACCGGGGCTAACTGATGCCGAACTGGAGATCTTGCAATTACTGTCCAGTGGTAAAACCCAAAAAGAAATTGCCGAACAAATGTTTATCAGTCTTTCCACTTTGCGGCGCCGAATTCGGTCTATATTGAGCAAATTAAACGTCAGCACCGTTGAAGAAGCCCTGACCGCTGCCATCAAAAAAGGATTAATCCATTAG
- a CDS encoding PAS domain-containing protein yields MKRSPEIKRSTLPLYLIIFFLCLLIIFGIVEFRYLNNILNSYESSIEQIAVNKTNSFLNRIEGIAENVARRIELKHIGTDDQSLQSILPYDRRITNAYVVHSNGHITSTSNLTDIAYVSSLATSVKTKQTAIISDLNYDEFLKLNVVSAAVPLADGNVLVMDFRIDEYQKQVIEEFNTTNYKIAVLDSNNLPIIWPFPEEDFATFNLTQSKISINDKHYLIVDTIVSQTQWRVVLFKQDTNFEKYRSVLIIFLVFALYYCIYQLLVEFWGVNSAKTYFDNIDFAILNQVNEGIIITNNAGVIVFANNVAHQLFSDRKNNLINVQLKDIMGHIENIQGNHPSSQRLTLKTSDKLMEAMHSPIIKKGKRLGSLSVIRVYNGEEKAYRNVLEKLMEITREGVVFVDENNQIVTANLIAKMYLGNLDSGKSIEGLDAKLAEFIIKNIDSRSINRFKLESYHILCDVAPIYDNDGVYIGTLIVMFDHDK; encoded by the coding sequence ATGAAACGTAGCCCTGAAATAAAAAGAAGTACTTTACCGTTATATCTGATAATATTCTTTTTATGCCTGTTAATTATTTTTGGCATTGTGGAATTCCGCTATTTGAATAACATTTTAAATAGTTATGAGAGCAGTATTGAACAAATTGCCGTTAATAAAACCAATTCTTTTTTAAATCGCATTGAAGGTATCGCCGAAAATGTCGCCCGCAGAATTGAACTGAAACACATTGGCACAGATGATCAATCATTACAATCAATTTTACCTTACGATCGACGGATTACCAATGCTTATGTGGTTCACAGCAACGGGCACATCACCAGTACCTCTAATCTAACCGATATCGCCTATGTTTCAAGCTTAGCAACCAGCGTCAAAACAAAACAAACCGCCATCATATCAGACTTAAACTATGACGAATTTCTAAAGTTAAACGTGGTGAGCGCTGCCGTACCCTTGGCTGACGGCAACGTGCTGGTGATGGATTTTCGCATTGATGAATATCAAAAGCAAGTGATCGAGGAATTTAACACCACAAATTATAAAATAGCCGTTTTGGACAGCAACAATCTGCCCATTATTTGGCCATTTCCAGAGGAAGATTTTGCGACTTTTAATTTGACCCAATCCAAAATTTCCATTAATGATAAGCACTATCTAATTGTAGATACCATCGTCAGCCAAACGCAATGGCGTGTGGTTTTATTTAAACAGGACACCAATTTTGAAAAATATAGATCGGTGTTAATTATTTTTCTAGTATTTGCTCTATACTATTGCATTTATCAATTATTGGTTGAGTTTTGGGGTGTAAACAGTGCCAAAACTTATTTTGATAACATTGATTTTGCCATTTTAAATCAAGTAAATGAAGGCATAATTATTACCAATAATGCTGGGGTTATTGTTTTTGCCAATAATGTGGCCCACCAATTGTTCAGTGATCGCAAAAACAATTTAATTAATGTGCAATTGAAAGATATTATGGGTCATATTGAAAATATTCAAGGTAACCATCCCAGCTCCCAAAGACTGACCTTAAAAACATCGGATAAATTGATGGAAGCTATGCATTCACCAATTATTAAAAAGGGCAAAAGACTGGGGTCATTAAGTGTCATTCGGGTATATAACGGAGAAGAAAAGGCCTATAGAAATGTATTGGAAAAATTAATGGAAATTACCCGCGAAGGTGTTGTTTTCGTAGATGAAAACAACCAAATAGTCACCGCCAATTTAATTGCCAAAATGTATTTAGGTAATTTAGACAGCGGTAAAAGTATTGAAGGATTAGATGCTAAACTTGCAGAATTTATTATAAAAAATATAGATTCCCGGTCTATAAATAGATTCAAGTTGGAATCGTATCATATATTGTGTGACGTAGCCCCAATTTATGATAACGATGGTGTCTATATTGGAACGCTGATTGTGATGTTTGACCACGATAAATAA
- a CDS encoding putative sulfate exporter family transporter, translating into MEKSLTLVKTLPGIMLMLAIAILTMGTEDFGFPQWPGLEAYFASNEVTNKILIDVLHLNYVLLTIIIGMIIRNVLGVPRWAASGIKTSKLFIKLGVILLGSMYSIVDLTRLGGTGIVVISAFIIITIFFTFWLANKMKMEPSAAALLSAGVAVCGVSAIVAAAPAVRAKTTDVIYSIATILSFGVACLFIFPIVGSIVGLSPHQFGVWAGTGILNSGQILAACLSFDPETTSHASVSLKTGQIYNIIRVIFLPFVVLALAVLTSSARSEEDDININTSLWSRFPVFVLGFLAMVLLTSFGLLGQTSPASPELTLIRKLYNWFFAIGLAGLGMQISFSELRKAGGKPLVVGTAAAIFKAVLALIVVLLFIDEQP; encoded by the coding sequence ATGGAAAAATCGTTAACGCTAGTTAAAACGTTGCCGGGGATTATGTTAATGCTAGCCATTGCCATTTTAACCATGGGTACGGAAGACTTTGGCTTTCCCCAATGGCCCGGTCTGGAAGCGTATTTTGCCTCTAACGAAGTTACTAACAAAATACTAATAGATGTTTTACATTTAAACTATGTACTTTTAACAATAATCATTGGTATGATCATCAGAAATGTTTTGGGAGTACCTCGATGGGCTGCCAGTGGAATAAAAACCTCTAAATTATTTATCAAATTGGGAGTTATTTTATTAGGTTCGATGTACAGCATCGTGGACTTAACTAGATTGGGAGGTACCGGCATTGTCGTTATTTCGGCATTTATTATCATAACAATATTTTTTACCTTTTGGTTGGCCAATAAAATGAAGATGGAACCATCGGCGGCAGCGCTGCTATCTGCGGGGGTGGCGGTATGTGGGGTTTCTGCCATTGTGGCGGCAGCGCCTGCGGTGCGCGCCAAAACAACCGATGTTATCTACTCCATTGCTACCATACTTTCCTTTGGGGTGGCCTGCCTATTTATTTTCCCCATTGTTGGTAGCATAGTGGGCTTAAGTCCGCATCAATTTGGTGTTTGGGCAGGCACAGGTATTCTAAACTCCGGTCAAATTTTAGCTGCCTGTTTGTCCTTTGATCCAGAGACAACCAGCCACGCCTCGGTGAGTTTAAAAACTGGCCAAATTTATAATATCATCAGAGTTATTTTTTTACCCTTTGTGGTGTTGGCATTGGCAGTGCTTACCAGTTCTGCCCGGTCAGAAGAAGATGATATCAACATCAACACCAGTTTGTGGAGTCGGTTTCCGGTTTTTGTATTGGGTTTTTTAGCTATGGTGTTGTTAACATCCTTTGGATTGCTGGGACAAACCTCTCCAGCTTCACCAGAATTGACATTGATTAGAAAACTCTATAATTGGTTTTTTGCCATTGGGCTGGCAGGTTTGGGCATGCAGATATCCTTTAGCGAATTACGGAAGGCTGGCGGCAAACCGCTGGTGGTAGGCACAGCGGCCGCCATATTTAAAGCAGTTTTAGCACTAATTGTGGTACTGTTGTTTATTGATGAGCAACCTTAA
- a CDS encoding ANTAR domain-containing protein: MARRRIVAAESEVAALDKLKEMLFRSGFSIVGEATDGMSVIKQVRITQPDLVVVDSHLPGMGGVAVAKILEEEALAPSLILTARAARAIIDQTRDSFFISLLVKPIRQQQLYTAIEQAIANCERFKKLDLQLEELKRTLANKKVIERAKAILMQNKALSEDEAHKMLQQMSMTMRKSISEIAMAVITANELAKD; this comes from the coding sequence ATGGCCAGACGCCGTATTGTAGCAGCTGAGAGTGAAGTGGCCGCATTGGATAAGTTAAAAGAAATGCTTTTTAGGTCGGGTTTCAGCATTGTAGGCGAGGCCACTGACGGAATGTCGGTAATTAAACAAGTTAGGATTACCCAACCGGACTTAGTGGTTGTAGATAGCCACTTGCCGGGTATGGGGGGCGTGGCTGTAGCTAAGATATTGGAGGAAGAAGCCCTGGCACCTTCGCTTATTCTAACGGCTAGGGCAGCGCGAGCGATCATCGATCAGACCAGGGATTCTTTTTTTATCTCACTGTTGGTAAAGCCCATCCGTCAACAGCAGTTATACACTGCCATCGAACAGGCGATAGCAAATTGTGAGCGCTTTAAAAAACTTGATTTGCAACTGGAGGAGCTAAAACGAACATTGGCTAATAAAAAGGTGATTGAGCGGGCCAAAGCCATTTTAATGCAGAATAAAGCCCTTTCAGAAGATGAAGCCCACAAAATGTTACAGCAAATGAGTATGACCATGCGCAAGAGTATCAGTGAAATTGCCATGGCGGTGATTACTGCCAATGAATTAGCTAAAGATTAG
- the alr gene encoding alanine racemase gives MMAHPIWAEVDLSAIAHNVGEVRRVVKPQAKVMAVVKANGYGHGAVPVAKTALANGADCLAVARLGEALVLRKSGITGSILLLGYTPPEQYQELIANDLTQTVYTLPMARELNSAALKMGKQLTIHIKIDTGMGRLGFIPDENSLAEIEQIKQLPQLNVEGIFTHFAKADAWDKAYVNLQFERFTTFIDKLSQRGIKFKLRHAANSAAIIDHPDTHLDMVRAGIMMYGLYPSSEVNRDRVILKPAMALKTRVAHIKRLPAGNHISYGCRYCTEMETTIATLPLGYADGFTRMLKKGEVLVAGQRAPVVGSICMDQCMVDLGSNQTVQTGDEVVVIGCQGDCCIPVEELAEKLGTINYELVCMVATRVPRIYK, from the coding sequence ATGATGGCGCATCCAATATGGGCCGAGGTTGATTTGTCTGCCATTGCTCACAATGTTGGTGAAGTTCGTAGAGTGGTAAAACCACAGGCAAAGGTGATGGCGGTGGTTAAAGCTAATGGTTACGGACACGGAGCGGTACCGGTGGCGAAGACAGCTTTGGCCAATGGGGCTGACTGTTTGGCGGTGGCTCGTTTGGGAGAGGCGCTAGTTTTGCGGAAGAGTGGTATCACTGGTTCAATATTATTACTGGGATACACTCCACCGGAACAGTACCAAGAATTAATCGCCAACGACCTTACCCAAACTGTATATACATTACCGATGGCCCGAGAGTTGAATAGTGCTGCCCTAAAAATGGGCAAGCAGTTAACAATACATATTAAAATTGACACCGGCATGGGTAGATTAGGATTTATTCCAGACGAAAATTCACTGGCAGAAATTGAACAAATTAAGCAATTGCCTCAGCTTAATGTAGAGGGTATTTTTACCCACTTTGCTAAAGCCGATGCCTGGGACAAAGCTTACGTCAATTTACAATTTGAAAGGTTTACAACATTTATAGACAAACTATCCCAAAGGGGTATTAAGTTTAAGCTGCGCCACGCTGCCAATAGTGCCGCCATAATTGATCATCCCGACACCCATTTGGATATGGTCCGGGCGGGGATTATGATGTATGGTCTCTACCCATCAAGTGAAGTTAATCGGGATAGAGTGATATTGAAACCGGCTATGGCGTTAAAAACCAGGGTGGCTCATATCAAAAGATTGCCTGCGGGCAACCACATTAGTTATGGCTGTCGTTATTGTACCGAAATGGAGACAACCATTGCTACTCTACCGTTGGGTTATGCCGATGGCTTTACTCGCATGCTTAAAAAAGGAGAGGTATTGGTTGCTGGTCAAAGGGCGCCGGTGGTGGGTAGCATATGTATGGATCAGTGCATGGTTGATTTGGGCAGCAATCAGACGGTACAAACCGGTGATGAAGTGGTGGTAATTGGTTGTCAAGGTGATTGCTGTATCCCGGTGGAAGAACTGGCTGAAAAATTAGGTACCATTAATTATGAATTGGTTTGTATGGTTGCTACCAGGGTGCCGAGGATTTACAAATAG
- the ald gene encoding alanine dehydrogenase — protein sequence MKIGVLKEIKDNESRVAITPAGVHDMVANGHEVYIEKNAGVGSSLTDNDYIAVGAKILDTAKEVYQVADMIMKVKEPLPQEYPLFKEGQLLFTYLHLAPEPELTKALLDKKVVGIAYETVQLPNGSLPLLSPMSEVAGRMSVQVGAQFLEKPKGGKGILLGGVPGVPAASVVIIGGGIVGTNAAKIALGLGARVTIIDVSADRLRYLDDIFGGRVKTVMSNSLNIAEAVKQADLLIGAVLIPGHKAPKLVKEDMVKAMKPGSVIVDVAIDQGGSIETCDRVTTHSNPIFEKYGVIHYSVANIPGAVARTSTFALTNVTLPYALKLANKGYVQAVKEDPALAKGVNVIDGHCTYKAVADDLNLPYTPLEEVLEQL from the coding sequence GTGAAAATTGGTGTACTTAAGGAGATTAAAGACAATGAAAGCAGGGTAGCCATTACCCCAGCTGGTGTGCATGATATGGTTGCCAATGGCCATGAGGTTTACATTGAAAAAAATGCCGGTGTGGGCAGTAGTTTGACCGATAACGATTACATTGCGGTGGGGGCTAAAATTTTAGATACAGCCAAAGAAGTTTATCAAGTTGCTGATATGATCATGAAGGTTAAAGAACCCCTGCCCCAGGAATACCCACTTTTTAAAGAAGGACAATTATTATTTACTTACTTGCACTTAGCGCCAGAACCTGAATTGACCAAAGCGTTACTGGATAAAAAGGTTGTGGGTATAGCTTACGAAACAGTGCAATTGCCCAATGGTTCTTTACCTCTGCTAAGCCCAATGAGTGAAGTTGCTGGCCGGATGTCGGTACAGGTTGGTGCACAATTTTTAGAAAAGCCCAAAGGTGGTAAGGGGATTCTGTTAGGTGGCGTACCTGGAGTGCCGGCGGCTAGCGTGGTAATTATTGGAGGCGGTATTGTTGGTACCAACGCAGCTAAAATTGCGTTGGGCTTAGGGGCACGGGTAACCATTATTGACGTCAGTGCTGATCGCCTGCGTTATTTGGACGATATTTTTGGTGGTCGCGTAAAAACGGTAATGTCCAATTCATTAAATATTGCCGAAGCAGTAAAACAAGCCGACCTGTTGATCGGCGCTGTGTTAATCCCTGGTCATAAAGCGCCCAAATTGGTGAAAGAAGATATGGTAAAAGCCATGAAGCCTGGTTCGGTAATTGTGGATGTAGCCATCGACCAAGGTGGATCCATTGAAACCTGTGATCGCGTGACAACCCATAGTAACCCAATATTCGAAAAGTATGGCGTTATCCACTATTCTGTTGCCAACATTCCTGGTGCAGTGGCGCGGACATCCACCTTTGCTTTAACAAACGTTACTTTGCCATATGCGCTGAAGTTAGCCAATAAAGGCTACGTACAAGCTGTTAAGGAAGATCCGGCCTTGGCTAAAGGCGTTAACGTTATCGATGGTCATTGCACTTATAAGGCAGTGGCTGACGATCTAAATCTGCCTTATACCCCGCTGGAAGAGGTTTTGGAACAACTGTAA
- a CDS encoding NAD(P)H-hydrate dehydratase — translation MQLVTAEEMRAIDGKAIAEYGIPGIVLMENAGKAVVNAVVRQLQGNVRGKAITIFVGKGNNGGDGLVVARHLLNMGADVRVLMITEPEGLTGDAQTNLNIWRNMGQKIYLVHQPNGINLVKISLLSTDLIVDAMFGTGFKGTVGEKIGRIIELINTSDLPIVAVDIPSGLEADTSNIGGHCVKASVTVTFGLPKLGMVLESGAAVCGMLEVADISLPKPLLTTNITKYLLDLETVANWLPQRNPWGHKGNFGRVLVVGGSKGMAGAAILTATAALKTGAGLVTLAVPASIHDTVAGKIPEIMTLSLPDAAGRVTTDALEMIKEQMANVDVLAVGPGLSQHLETVKFIQQLLPQVEVPTIVDADGINALAHNTEIFEQINVPLVITPHPGELARLLDATIAEVQGQRFYLAQQCAESWDCTVLLKGPRTLVAEPKGTVYINPTGNQGMATAGSGDVLTGIIAGLMAQGLDVTKAAATAAYLHGMAGDQGAEHLGSHSLMAGDILGYLPQCFQKVARK, via the coding sequence ATGCAGTTAGTAACGGCAGAGGAAATGAGGGCCATTGATGGCAAGGCCATTGCCGAATATGGCATTCCGGGCATAGTGTTAATGGAGAATGCCGGCAAAGCCGTAGTTAATGCAGTGGTGCGACAATTGCAAGGTAATGTGCGGGGCAAGGCCATTACAATATTTGTGGGTAAGGGCAATAACGGTGGCGATGGCTTGGTTGTGGCCAGACACCTGCTAAATATGGGGGCTGACGTTAGGGTATTGATGATTACTGAGCCCGAGGGGTTAACCGGGGATGCCCAAACCAACTTAAATATATGGCGCAATATGGGTCAAAAGATTTACTTGGTGCATCAACCAAATGGCATCAACCTGGTGAAGATTTCTTTACTCAGCACCGACCTAATAGTTGATGCCATGTTTGGCACGGGATTTAAGGGTACCGTGGGAGAAAAAATTGGGCGGATTATTGAACTGATTAACACCAGTGATTTACCAATTGTGGCGGTGGATATTCCATCAGGCTTAGAGGCAGATACCAGCAACATTGGGGGTCACTGTGTTAAGGCATCGGTAACGGTAACCTTTGGTCTGCCCAAATTGGGTATGGTGCTGGAAAGCGGGGCGGCGGTATGTGGTATGCTGGAAGTGGCAGACATTAGTTTGCCAAAACCGCTGTTAACAACAAATATTACTAAATATCTTTTGGATTTAGAAACCGTTGCCAACTGGTTACCCCAACGCAACCCTTGGGGTCACAAGGGCAATTTTGGCCGGGTGCTGGTGGTGGGTGGTTCCAAAGGGATGGCTGGAGCGGCAATTTTAACCGCCACTGCTGCTTTAAAAACTGGGGCCGGTTTGGTAACCTTGGCAGTACCGGCCAGCATCCATGATACTGTGGCCGGCAAAATTCCGGAGATAATGACCCTGTCCTTGCCAGATGCCGCTGGCAGAGTGACAACGGATGCTTTGGAGATGATTAAAGAACAAATGGCCAATGTAGATGTGTTGGCCGTTGGACCGGGCCTGTCTCAACATCTAGAAACGGTTAAGTTTATTCAGCAACTGCTACCACAGGTGGAAGTGCCCACAATAGTGGATGCTGACGGTATTAACGCACTGGCCCACAACACCGAAATATTTGAGCAAATTAACGTGCCGTTAGTAATTACGCCCCACCCAGGTGAGCTGGCGCGACTGTTAGATGCAACCATTGCAGAGGTTCAGGGACAGCGTTTTTACCTGGCGCAACAATGTGCAGAATCCTGGGACTGTACAGTGTTGCTTAAGGGTCCCCGAACACTAGTAGCAGAACCAAAGGGGACAGTATATATTAATCCCACTGGCAACCAGGGGATGGCCACTGCCGGCAGTGGAGATGTATTGACTGGCATTATCGCTGGACTGATGGCCCAAGGTTTAGACGTTACCAAGGCCGCAGCCACAGCTGCTTACCTTCACGGCATGGCTGGGGATCAAGGGGCTGAACATTTAGGCAGTCACAGTTTAATGGCCGGAGACATTTTAGGTTACCTACCCCAATGCTTTCAAAAAGTGGCAAGAAAATAA